A window of the Lactuca sativa cultivar Salinas chromosome 7, Lsat_Salinas_v11, whole genome shotgun sequence genome harbors these coding sequences:
- the LOC128127137 gene encoding uncharacterized protein LOC128127137: MDEEAWNNMIDLLFLDEGYRKQCKEGKESRSKLQITSSHGSRTYADRRRVERERGEDPQHIDGWRQMRFKESRGWCTPQAEVVWENIQREKMVMQSQLGEKEKLNEEQCLARALGERRGHIRGIGRKPNINNNLFPNEHTKRFKASTSQSSDNPQVAVLSQQIQLMKQQMQQMNQMFNNTFASFIPNFQPQPMPQFQFNPNMVPQNNPETSNELAEDDDDDDDDVDDGGDDDDDDDEEEEEEEEEN, translated from the exons ATGGATGAGGAAGCTTGGAATAACATGATCGATCTTCTTTTTTTGGATGAGGGTTATAGGAAGCAGTGCAAAGAAGGTAAAGAAAGCAGGTCCAAACTTCAAATTACGAGTTCTCATGGAAGTAGAACATATGCAGACAGACGACGTGTGGAG AGAGAAAGAGGAGAAGACCCGCAACATATCGACGGTTGGAGACAGATGCGATTTAAAGAAAGTCGGGGATGGTGTACACCACAAGCAGAAGTCGTTTGG GAAAACATTCAACGAGAGAAGATGGTGATGCAATCACAACTCGGGGAGAAAGAAAAGCTAAATGAAGAACAATGTCTCGCTCGTGCCCTCGGTGAGAGACGTGGGCATATTCGCGGAATTGGAAGGAAACCAAACATCAACAATAATTTATTTCCAAATGAACATACCAAGCGTTTCAAAGCTTCCACATCCCAATCTTCAGATAATCCCCAAGTTGCTGTATTATCCCAACAAATTCAATTAATGAAGCAACAAATGCAACAAATGAACCAAATGTTTAATAACACTTTCGCGTCTTTCATTCCAAACTTCCAACCACAACCAATGCCACAATTCCAGTTTAATCCCAATATGGTTCCACAAAATAACCCCGAAACATCAAATGAACTCGcggaggatgatgatgatgatgatgatgatgttgatgatggtggtgatgatgatgatgatgatgatgaggaggaggaggaggaggaggaggagaacTAG